The proteins below come from a single Maridesulfovibrio frigidus DSM 17176 genomic window:
- the dnaB gene encoding replicative DNA helicase encodes MQNQKQKRRKPGSTYNSGGASSDAPSDLLRKVPPHNLEAEQAVLGGVFLSNTIFNDLVDIVHSDDFYSPSHQEIFRAFEALYAKNAPIDIVTVNEYLTITGHIDTIGGPVYLADLANSVVSAANALHHAEIVAEKKIQRSLIDAAATIITDSFEAQNVKELLDHSEQAIFEITDAKKTTTIKNSKELIKEVFQELELRVEQKSLVTGIPTSYTKFDEMTAGLQNSELVIIAGRPSMGKTAFALNVAMRAALNSGVPTAVFSLEMAMGQLMTRMLACHGKVDLARLRTGQLDDEDWAKLYDAAQDLTDAPIFIDDTPSLSTMELRARCRRLKSQHNLGLVMVDYLQLMRSSARTDSREQEIADISRSLKALAKELKIPVLALSQLNRKVEERTDKRPMMSDLRESGAIEQDADIILFLYREDFYNKKEDKPINNKAEVIIGKQRNGPTGSVELAFFGQYTAFENLAAEPYPSEYGDE; translated from the coding sequence CTGCAGAACCAGAAGCAGAAGAGGCGTAAGCCCGGCTCTACTTATAATTCAGGCGGAGCATCTTCTGATGCTCCGTCTGATCTATTAAGGAAAGTACCACCCCACAATCTGGAAGCGGAACAGGCTGTGCTCGGCGGAGTTTTTTTAAGTAATACTATATTCAATGATCTTGTTGACATAGTCCACTCAGACGATTTCTACTCCCCTTCCCATCAAGAAATTTTCAGAGCTTTTGAAGCTCTTTATGCCAAAAATGCACCGATAGATATCGTAACTGTAAATGAGTACTTAACCATTACAGGTCATATTGATACTATTGGTGGTCCTGTTTATCTTGCAGACCTTGCCAACTCTGTTGTCAGTGCTGCAAATGCTCTTCATCATGCTGAAATTGTAGCTGAGAAGAAAATCCAACGCAGCCTTATAGACGCTGCCGCTACAATTATCACAGATAGTTTTGAAGCCCAAAATGTCAAAGAATTGCTCGATCATTCCGAGCAGGCAATTTTTGAAATTACTGACGCCAAAAAAACTACTACTATTAAAAATAGTAAAGAGCTGATTAAAGAAGTTTTTCAAGAACTAGAACTTAGAGTCGAACAAAAATCTCTAGTAACTGGCATACCCACATCTTATACTAAATTTGATGAAATGACAGCAGGTCTTCAAAACTCTGAGCTAGTCATTATTGCCGGACGACCTAGTATGGGTAAAACAGCTTTCGCTCTTAACGTAGCCATGCGCGCGGCACTGAACAGTGGCGTTCCAACGGCCGTATTCTCGCTTGAAATGGCCATGGGCCAGCTCATGACAAGAATGCTCGCTTGTCATGGTAAAGTTGACCTTGCGAGACTCCGTACCGGACAGCTCGATGATGAAGACTGGGCTAAGCTTTACGACGCAGCTCAGGACTTGACAGACGCTCCAATCTTTATCGATGATACACCCTCACTTTCCACGATGGAACTAAGAGCTAGATGTCGAAGACTTAAATCCCAGCACAATCTTGGACTGGTTATGGTCGACTACCTCCAGCTTATGCGTTCAAGCGCAAGAACTGACTCTCGTGAGCAGGAAATTGCTGACATTTCGCGTTCTTTAAAAGCGCTTGCAAAAGAATTAAAAATACCCGTTCTTGCACTGTCACAGCTTAACCGTAAAGTTGAAGAACGTACCGACAAACGTCCTATGATGTCTGACTTACGTGAGTCTGGAGCTATCGAGCAGGATGCGGATATTATTCTATTCCTCTACCGTGAAGATTTTTATAACAAAAAAGAAGACAAGCCTATCAATAACAAGGCTGAAGTCATTATCGGTAAACAGCGTAACGGTCCTACCGGAAGCGTTGAACTAGCATTTTTCGGTCAATATACGGCCTTTGAAAACCTTGCTGCAGAGCCTTATCCGTCTGAGTATGGCGATGAATAA
- a CDS encoding phenylacetate--CoA ligase family protein, translating into MYFDKVENLDRNELEKLQAKRLKETIEQASNSPYYSDIFKKNNIDSSLIKTADDIKKLPFTTKEDLRSQYPYGLLTKSLDEFVRLHASSGTTGTPTAVFYTQKDLDTWASLMARSMYAVGVRRSDVLQNMSGYGLFTGGLGIHYGSERLGCLTVPAGAGNTKRQIKLIRDFNVTALHIIPSFALYFAGKVKAEGYDPAEMPWKIALIGAEPHTEHTRKKIEEMLHIKAYNSYGLSEMNGPGVAFECTEQDGMHIWEDSFIAEIIDPETGEHVPDGEIGELVMTTLTREGMPIIRYRTRDLTRFIPGKCKCGRTSRRIDRIAGRADDMLIIKGVNIYPMQIEQIIMAIPEVGENYLIELYRDGFIDQIKVKVEIKDQYFVEDMRVLQGLQKLIANKLRDEILVTPKVELVQHNSIEKSEGKAQRVIDTREVEK; encoded by the coding sequence ATGTATTTCGATAAAGTTGAAAACCTCGATAGAAATGAACTTGAAAAACTTCAAGCTAAAAGACTGAAAGAAACAATCGAGCAAGCCTCCAATTCTCCATATTATAGTGACATTTTCAAAAAAAATAATATTGATTCATCATTAATAAAAACTGCTGATGATATTAAAAAACTTCCTTTTACAACAAAAGAAGACCTCCGCTCGCAGTATCCATACGGTTTACTTACAAAATCTCTTGACGAATTTGTTCGCCTCCACGCTTCTTCCGGCACAACCGGAACCCCTACTGCTGTTTTTTATACTCAAAAAGATCTCGATACATGGGCAAGTCTAATGGCTCGTTCAATGTATGCAGTTGGAGTCAGGCGTTCTGATGTATTACAAAATATGTCCGGCTATGGCCTTTTCACAGGCGGACTCGGAATCCACTACGGCTCAGAGCGCCTTGGATGTCTGACAGTTCCGGCAGGCGCAGGTAATACCAAGCGCCAGATCAAGCTTATCCGCGATTTCAACGTTACTGCGCTCCACATTATCCCGTCCTTTGCACTTTACTTCGCTGGTAAAGTTAAAGCTGAGGGATACGATCCAGCCGAAATGCCTTGGAAAATTGCTCTTATCGGAGCTGAGCCGCACACCGAACACACCAGAAAAAAGATTGAAGAAATGCTTCATATTAAAGCATACAATTCTTATGGTCTTTCGGAGATGAACGGTCCCGGTGTTGCTTTTGAGTGTACCGAGCAAGACGGCATGCATATATGGGAAGACTCTTTCATTGCAGAAATCATTGATCCGGAAACGGGTGAACACGTTCCTGACGGCGAAATAGGCGAGCTTGTTATGACGACCCTTACTCGTGAGGGCATGCCAATCATTCGTTACAGAACACGCGACCTGACCCGCTTTATTCCCGGCAAGTGTAAATGCGGCAGAACTTCTCGCCGAATTGACAGAATAGCTGGCCGTGCCGATGACATGCTCATTATTAAGGGTGTTAATATTTACCCGATGCAGATCGAACAGATCATCATGGCTATTCCTGAGGTTGGTGAAAATTACTTGATTGAACTTTACAGAGATGGGTTCATTGACCAGATTAAAGTTAAGGTCGAAATTAAAGATCAGTATTTTGTCGAAGACATGAGAGTATTGCAGGGTTTACAAAAACTTATTGCAAACAAGCTCAGGGATGAAATTCTGGTTACTCCTAAAGTTGAACTTGTTCAGCATAATTCTATTGAAAAATCTGAAGGAAAAGCTCAACGCGTAATCGACACAAGAGAAGTTGAGAAATAA
- a CDS encoding TlyA family RNA methyltransferase, whose translation MAKKERADQMLFAQGLSESREQAKRMIMAGQAHYLLNGQKTPITKPGMQLLPDLEIVVKGKDRFVSRGGYKLLTAIEELGLDPKDKVALDAGASTGGFTDCMLQFGAVRVYAADVGYGQLHWKLQKDERVINLERINLRHAEKSLIPEDIDLVVCDVSFISLTKVLPALVRFLKDTGEIVCLIKPQFEVGPGQTDKGIVRDEALRQQTVDMIVDFAASELQLTLKGIVPSSIKGPKGNQEYLAYFVR comes from the coding sequence GTGGCGAAAAAAGAACGCGCGGATCAAATGCTTTTCGCTCAAGGACTTTCAGAAAGCCGTGAGCAAGCAAAGCGTATGATCATGGCGGGACAAGCCCACTATCTTCTGAACGGTCAAAAAACACCTATTACTAAGCCGGGCATGCAACTTTTACCTGACCTTGAAATAGTAGTTAAAGGCAAAGACAGATTTGTAAGTCGCGGTGGGTACAAACTGCTCACAGCGATTGAAGAATTGGGACTTGATCCCAAAGATAAAGTTGCGCTTGATGCCGGAGCTTCTACAGGCGGATTCACTGATTGTATGCTTCAATTCGGAGCTGTCAGAGTGTACGCCGCAGATGTTGGTTACGGTCAGCTTCATTGGAAACTTCAAAAGGATGAACGCGTAATAAATTTAGAGCGCATCAACCTGCGACATGCCGAAAAAAGCTTAATCCCTGAGGATATTGATCTCGTTGTCTGTGATGTATCTTTTATATCCCTAACAAAGGTACTCCCTGCTTTAGTGCGCTTTTTAAAAGATACAGGTGAAATAGTCTGCCTTATTAAGCCTCAATTTGAAGTAGGTCCGGGCCAGACAGATAAAGGCATCGTCAGAGACGAAGCACTGCGCCAGCAAACGGTCGACATGATCGTAGACTTTGCAGCCTCCGAACTGCAATTAACACTTAAAGGTATTGTTCCTTCGAGTATTAAAGGGCCAAAAGGAAATCAGGAATATCTTGCTTACTTTGTAAGATAG
- the thrC gene encoding threonine synthase, whose protein sequence is MSQANTFPTYRGKMEYHCLGCGQHYGIDELYYTCPECGSVFILQDLTFDELKKTSGQEWRDLFDSRTATKKDSLRGIFRFYELFAPVLEEKDILYLGEGNTPVVASSPNLNKIVGINTSYKNDGQNPSASFKDRGMACAFSYINALLAKNNWDEILTVCASTGDTSAAAALYASYIGGPVKSVVILPEGKVTPQQLAQPLGSGAKVLEVPGVFDDCMKVVEHLADNYRVALLNSKNSWRILGQESYAFEVAQWYDWDLKGKCIFVPIGNAGNVTAIMAGFLKLYELDIIKELPRIFGVQSAHADPVYRYYSVDDPKERKYKPVVVQPSVAQAAMIGNPVSFPRVQYFADKYEAIGGKESFQVIQVSEQSIMDSMLLANSHGHIACTQGGECLAGLIRAKELGLISDKECAVLDSTAHQLKFVGFQDMYYQNAFPPEYEVTPDASKANAPELVIESALKDSMSEADYITKAANNVVSMLGLEKK, encoded by the coding sequence ATGTCTCAGGCTAATACATTCCCTACATATAGGGGAAAGATGGAATACCACTGTCTCGGTTGCGGACAGCATTACGGAATTGATGAATTATACTACACTTGCCCTGAATGTGGTTCCGTCTTCATTCTACAGGATCTCACATTTGACGAGTTGAAAAAAACATCCGGTCAGGAATGGCGCGATTTGTTTGATTCACGTACAGCCACCAAAAAAGACAGCCTCAGAGGTATTTTCAGATTCTACGAGTTATTTGCTCCAGTTCTTGAAGAAAAGGACATCTTATACCTTGGCGAAGGTAACACTCCGGTTGTTGCATCAAGTCCGAATTTAAATAAAATTGTTGGAATTAATACCTCCTACAAAAATGACGGGCAGAATCCAAGTGCCTCCTTTAAAGATAGAGGTATGGCTTGCGCATTCAGTTACATAAATGCTCTCCTCGCTAAAAACAACTGGGATGAAATACTCACAGTTTGTGCTTCCACCGGTGATACTTCAGCTGCTGCAGCCCTTTACGCTTCTTACATAGGCGGACCGGTTAAATCAGTTGTTATTCTGCCCGAAGGGAAAGTAACTCCTCAGCAGTTGGCTCAGCCACTTGGTAGCGGAGCGAAAGTTCTTGAAGTTCCCGGTGTATTTGATGATTGCATGAAGGTAGTCGAGCACTTGGCTGACAACTACAGAGTAGCCCTGCTCAACTCCAAGAACTCTTGGAGAATCCTTGGACAGGAATCTTATGCGTTTGAAGTAGCACAGTGGTATGACTGGGATCTCAAAGGAAAATGCATTTTCGTTCCAATCGGTAATGCCGGAAACGTCACCGCCATTATGGCCGGTTTCCTGAAACTATACGAACTTGATATCATTAAAGAACTTCCGCGCATCTTCGGCGTTCAGTCAGCTCACGCCGACCCTGTCTACCGTTACTACTCAGTAGATGATCCGAAAGAGCGCAAATATAAACCTGTCGTTGTACAGCCTTCTGTCGCGCAGGCGGCAATGATCGGTAATCCCGTATCATTCCCAAGAGTTCAATATTTTGCAGATAAATACGAAGCAATCGGCGGCAAGGAATCATTTCAAGTGATTCAGGTTTCCGAACAGTCCATCATGGACAGCATGCTTCTCGCAAATTCACATGGGCACATTGCCTGTACACAGGGCGGCGAATGTTTAGCTGGTCTCATCAGAGCAAAAGAACTGGGACTCATCAGTGACAAAGAATGTGCTGTACTCGATTCTACTGCTCATCAACTTAAGTTTGTTGGCTTTCAGGACATGTACTACCAAAACGCGTTCCCACCGGAATATGAAGTTACACCTGATGCGTCCAAAGCGAATGCACCTGAGCTTGTAATTGAGTCTGCATTGAAAGATTCCATGTCAGAAGCGGATTACATTACTAAAGCAGCTAATAACGTCGTTTCTATGCTCGGTCTGGAGAAAAAATAA
- the galE gene encoding UDP-glucose 4-epimerase GalE, with product MSSSDNKLSLLVCGGAGYIGSHMSRMLSDYGHEVTVFDNLSTGYADALKWGEFIKGDLRNPDDLDKALSSKKFDAVFHFSGLIVVSDSVQQPYQYYDNNVTGTLNLLRAMRNHDVKNFVFSSTAAVYGDPVMDIITEDHPLSPLNPYGRSKLYVEEILEDYAKAYNFNSVCFRYFNAAGAHPDALIGEAHKPETHLIPNILLSSIEKGRKLKIFGNDYPTPDGTCVRDYIHIQDICDAHLAAVDYLAKEQGAHIFNLGNGNGFSVLDVINAASEVTGRKIPYDFEPKRDGDSPRLVADSTKAHNLLGWTPKYDDLREIIETAYRWHKNPAY from the coding sequence ATGAGCAGTTCCGACAATAAATTGTCACTACTAGTTTGCGGAGGAGCCGGATATATAGGCTCACATATGTCAAGAATGCTAAGTGATTACGGTCACGAAGTAACAGTTTTTGACAATCTTTCAACTGGTTACGCAGACGCTTTAAAGTGGGGCGAATTTATTAAGGGTGACCTTCGAAACCCAGATGATCTAGATAAAGCTCTCAGTTCAAAGAAATTCGACGCAGTATTTCACTTTTCTGGCTTAATTGTTGTTAGTGACTCTGTGCAGCAGCCCTACCAATACTACGACAACAACGTTACCGGAACTTTAAACCTGTTACGGGCAATGCGTAATCACGATGTTAAAAACTTCGTTTTTTCATCAACGGCGGCTGTATACGGCGACCCTGTCATGGATATAATAACCGAGGATCACCCTTTATCTCCCCTGAATCCATATGGGCGATCCAAACTTTACGTTGAAGAAATTCTTGAAGATTATGCCAAAGCATACAATTTCAATTCAGTCTGTTTCAGATATTTCAATGCTGCAGGCGCACACCCTGACGCTCTTATAGGTGAAGCTCACAAACCGGAAACTCACCTCATCCCGAATATTTTACTAAGCAGTATAGAAAAGGGGCGTAAGCTAAAGATATTTGGCAATGACTACCCTACTCCGGACGGAACTTGCGTCAGAGATTACATCCATATTCAAGATATTTGTGACGCCCACCTTGCCGCTGTTGATTATCTAGCAAAGGAGCAAGGCGCGCACATATTCAACCTTGGTAACGGTAATGGATTCAGTGTATTAGACGTTATCAACGCGGCAAGCGAAGTCACCGGGCGCAAAATACCATACGACTTCGAACCAAAACGAGACGGCGATTCTCCGAGACTTGTTGCCGACAGTACAAAGGCACACAATCTGTTAGGATGGACCCCCAAATACGATGATCTTCGCGAAATTATTGAGACGGCATATCGCTGGCATAAAAACCCCGCCTATTAA
- a CDS encoding mucoidy inhibitor MuiA family protein: protein MRKKIIFMTLLISIMSACYAFASPDRVVFYPSGADVSRQVKVDLKTTSYGESVEFILPGQALPESFSIAPLTEGISINDVSWLRDDLSESSAAVNIVKNIDLLSSKLAAVNAQAQAVEGGILFWKERGKVQQTKADDVNKIAGLVVSNLTKLYNQSVKLKVQSQDLKELIDDQKRKLNGISGQGKSRWIVTVSVAGDGIKSGSFKIGYMLRNCGWRPKYKLDAYPETQQIKFSFEAEIWQGSGQDFKNYDVALATVKQNSRMSPPNLARWVIKPLEPESPQPKSYARPMMAMESAPMNDAAASPAAPRQVRKSTYSIWELGTKTIVAGPARKYAISAENWNSEFTYLARPSRSSDVFVSAKAVLKEARDYRPGQALVLMEGAVLEKVNFSFSGKEKTVFFGADPLLNAKHKIVAKQSGEKGLFGSKQTYDWDYLITLSNERKNKVVIKVQESAPRAGDKRIKLVDSSKPEAKIKDNNFEWLAEVAAGQKTEIEYGVKLNAPDDMDIDLGSGK, encoded by the coding sequence TTGCGTAAAAAAATTATATTTATGACGTTGCTTATTTCAATAATGTCGGCTTGCTATGCGTTTGCGTCTCCTGACCGGGTAGTGTTTTATCCTTCAGGAGCAGATGTATCTAGGCAAGTTAAAGTTGATTTAAAAACAACAAGTTATGGCGAAAGCGTTGAGTTTATTTTGCCTGGACAGGCTTTGCCTGAATCTTTTTCCATTGCGCCTCTTACGGAAGGTATTTCCATTAATGACGTTTCATGGCTTAGGGACGATTTATCCGAATCTTCAGCAGCTGTGAATATTGTAAAAAATATTGATTTGCTTAGTTCAAAATTAGCAGCTGTAAATGCTCAGGCTCAAGCAGTTGAAGGAGGCATCCTTTTCTGGAAGGAAAGAGGCAAAGTTCAGCAGACTAAGGCTGATGATGTTAACAAAATTGCGGGTTTGGTAGTTTCAAATTTGACAAAGCTATATAATCAATCTGTAAAGTTAAAGGTTCAGAGCCAAGATTTGAAAGAGTTGATTGACGATCAGAAGAGAAAGCTCAATGGAATTTCAGGACAAGGAAAAAGTCGCTGGATAGTTACAGTTTCTGTCGCTGGAGATGGAATTAAAAGTGGTTCATTTAAGATAGGGTATATGCTTCGCAATTGCGGATGGAGACCAAAATACAAACTGGATGCTTACCCTGAAACTCAGCAAATAAAGTTCTCATTTGAGGCAGAAATATGGCAGGGCAGTGGTCAGGACTTCAAAAATTATGATGTAGCACTGGCAACTGTTAAGCAGAATTCGCGAATGTCTCCTCCGAATCTTGCTCGGTGGGTTATCAAACCGCTTGAGCCCGAAAGTCCTCAGCCTAAAAGTTATGCGCGACCTATGATGGCGATGGAATCTGCTCCGATGAATGATGCAGCAGCCTCGCCTGCAGCCCCGAGACAGGTTCGCAAATCAACATATTCTATCTGGGAGCTTGGTACGAAGACTATTGTTGCCGGTCCAGCTAGAAAATACGCTATATCTGCTGAGAATTGGAATTCTGAATTCACATATTTAGCTCGTCCATCACGAAGTTCAGATGTATTTGTGTCTGCCAAGGCTGTGCTTAAAGAGGCTAGAGACTATCGGCCCGGTCAGGCTTTGGTTTTGATGGAAGGAGCAGTGCTTGAGAAGGTTAATTTCTCTTTTTCAGGTAAAGAGAAAACTGTGTTTTTTGGCGCGGATCCGCTTTTGAATGCTAAGCATAAAATCGTAGCGAAACAGTCTGGAGAGAAAGGTTTGTTTGGATCTAAGCAGACTTATGATTGGGATTATTTAATAACATTATCTAATGAACGCAAAAATAAGGTTGTGATTAAGGTTCAGGAATCTGCTCCGAGGGCTGGTGACAAAAGAATTAAACTTGTAGATAGCTCAAAGCCTGAAGCTAAAATTAAAGACAATAATTTTGAGTGGCTTGCTGAAGTTGCTGCGGGTCAAAAAACTGAAATTGAGTACGGCGTAAAATTAAATGCACCGGATGATATGGATATTGATTTAGGTTCAGGAAAATAA
- a CDS encoding OmpP1/FadL family transporter, whose translation MKIRVTLFLFLLGLVLSSILCVKAQASGFALYEWSARSNALGGAMIAKADDASAIAWNAAGITQLEGTQTLAGVSLIAPSNDVTTSYNGVDTAESINKKVFVPPHAYITHQVNDSLWLGVGTFTRFGLGTSFDQNWSGRYSSYDTELNSFSVNPNLAYKFNDYISFALGVELMYVRADLRKKIDPTGANDPNNTTNDVDQRIIVDTVSPGFNAGVRITPNDEWAIGLSYRSEMLHHASGSASYNVPTGVSTATRFNDSQVTMSMNTPNMFMFGVEYKPIPNISLEADAIYSEWSSYSDIAYNFADSTAIGITNVTINKKWEDVWRFQLGVEYLPLDDFDLALRAGYVYDQSPIREGYEDYMLPTNDRQMVSTGLGMTFDSFVVDVSYNYLWMKDRTIEARAGTGVLDTKTTNGMTHIVGLSLGYNF comes from the coding sequence ATGAAAATAAGGGTTACACTATTTCTTTTCTTACTAGGACTTGTTTTATCATCAATCTTATGCGTAAAAGCACAAGCATCTGGATTTGCTCTTTATGAATGGAGTGCGCGTAGCAATGCTCTTGGGGGAGCAATGATTGCCAAAGCGGATGACGCTTCAGCCATTGCATGGAATGCAGCTGGAATTACCCAGCTTGAAGGAACTCAAACATTAGCAGGAGTTTCACTAATTGCTCCTTCAAATGACGTAACAACTAGCTACAACGGCGTTGATACAGCAGAAAGTATTAACAAAAAAGTTTTCGTCCCACCGCACGCGTATATTACACATCAGGTAAACGACAGCCTATGGCTTGGAGTAGGAACATTCACCCGCTTCGGACTAGGTACATCTTTCGACCAGAACTGGAGCGGTAGATATTCATCATATGATACTGAATTAAACAGTTTCTCGGTCAACCCGAATCTTGCTTACAAATTCAACGATTATATTTCTTTCGCACTTGGTGTTGAGCTCATGTATGTTAGAGCCGATCTTCGTAAAAAGATTGACCCAACAGGCGCAAACGATCCTAACAATACGACAAATGACGTTGATCAACGTATCATAGTAGACACAGTCAGCCCCGGTTTTAATGCTGGAGTGAGAATTACACCAAACGATGAATGGGCTATCGGATTATCATATCGCAGTGAAATGCTTCACCACGCAAGTGGATCAGCAAGCTACAATGTCCCTACCGGAGTAAGCACTGCGACAAGATTTAACGACTCACAGGTTACAATGTCTATGAATACACCAAACATGTTCATGTTTGGTGTTGAATATAAACCGATTCCTAACATCAGCCTCGAAGCTGACGCTATTTACTCCGAATGGAGCTCATACAGCGACATCGCCTACAACTTTGCTGACTCCACAGCCATAGGCATAACTAACGTAACTATTAATAAGAAATGGGAAGATGTTTGGAGATTCCAGCTAGGCGTGGAATACCTTCCACTTGATGACTTCGATTTAGCCCTAAGAGCCGGCTATGTTTATGACCAAAGCCCGATTCGCGAAGGGTATGAAGACTACATGCTGCCGACAAATGATCGTCAGATGGTATCAACAGGTTTGGGTATGACTTTTGACAGCTTTGTTGTCGACGTCTCTTACAATTACCTCTGGATGAAAGATCGTACCATAGAAGCAAGAGCCGGAACTGGTGTTCTTGATACCAAAACAACTAACGGCATGACCCACATTGTAGGGCTCAGCCTAGGTTACAACTTCTAA
- the rplI gene encoding 50S ribosomal protein L9 produces the protein MKLILRADVDALGSLGEIVSVKAGYGRNYLIPQGLAMPASAANLKQFELEKRKLQEQADSLRAQAQGLKDRLAEVEVCVEVRVGEGDKLYGSVTAVNVADALVELGFDIDRRKILLSDPIRSLGTVILEVKLHPEVRGEIKVTVSKKGHAVEEEAPAEPEAEEA, from the coding sequence ATGAAACTTATTTTACGTGCCGATGTAGACGCTCTTGGTAGCCTTGGAGAAATCGTTTCAGTTAAAGCCGGTTACGGTCGCAACTACTTGATTCCACAGGGACTTGCTATGCCTGCTTCCGCAGCTAATCTCAAGCAGTTCGAGCTTGAAAAGAGAAAGCTTCAGGAACAGGCTGACAGCCTACGCGCTCAGGCTCAGGGACTCAAAGACAGACTTGCTGAAGTTGAAGTCTGTGTTGAAGTTCGTGTTGGTGAAGGCGACAAACTCTACGGTTCCGTTACCGCAGTAAATGTTGCTGATGCTCTTGTTGAACTTGGTTTTGATATTGATCGCAGAAAAATTTTGCTTTCAGATCCTATCCGTTCACTAGGAACAGTTATTCTCGAAGTTAAACTTCACCCGGAAGTTCGTGGTGAAATCAAAGTGACTGTTTCTAAGAAAGGTCACGCAGTAGAAGAAGAAGCTCCTGCAGAACCAGAAGCAGAAGAGGCGTAA
- a CDS encoding DUF456 domain-containing protein has translation MITALAILVILLMLCSLALHIFGLPANWLIMGLVIGWKLFLPETMTWNFIMVLAAIALVGEILEFAAQYFGGKKYGATGRGSIGAFVGAIAGAILGAPFFFGLGALPGALLGSFGGCLVLELSHGRTFADAQHSAWGAFWGKAFGLAIKVSLGVWMFVLSIPKIWPS, from the coding sequence ATGATTACTGCCTTAGCGATATTGGTCATCCTCTTAATGCTATGCTCTTTGGCCCTGCATATTTTTGGATTGCCTGCAAACTGGCTCATTATGGGTCTTGTCATTGGTTGGAAATTATTTCTACCGGAGACCATGACTTGGAATTTCATCATGGTTCTGGCAGCAATTGCTCTTGTCGGTGAAATTTTAGAATTTGCAGCACAATATTTTGGTGGAAAAAAATACGGAGCAACAGGCCGAGGCAGCATAGGCGCATTCGTAGGCGCCATTGCCGGAGCAATTTTAGGCGCACCATTTTTTTTCGGACTGGGAGCACTTCCCGGAGCCCTACTCGGCTCATTCGGGGGCTGCTTAGTCCTTGAACTCTCGCATGGTAGAACTTTCGCTGACGCCCAACACTCCGCATGGGGTGCATTCTGGGGAAAAGCATTTGGTTTGGCAATTAAGGTCAGTCTCGGAGTATGGATGTTCGTTTTGAGCATTCCGAAGATTTGGCCTTCGTAA